The genomic interval ACGTAAAAACTCCGGGTTTGAAACCACGTCAAAATCGACCTTAGCGTTGGCCGCCACAGCCGCAGTAACTTTCTCAGCCGTACCCACGGGAACGGTACTCTTATCTACGATGACCTTATAGTCTTTGATCATTTTACCCAAATCATCGGCCACTCCCAAGACGTAGCTCAGATCCGCTGATCCGTCTTCTCCAGGAGGCGTAGGCAAGGCTAAAAAGATAATTTCAGCAGGATGCACCGCCTCAGCCAAGTCCGTTGTAAACTTCAGTCTACCTGCCTTGATGTTTCGTTCAAAAAGGACATCCAAATGCGGCTCGTATATAGGCACTTCTCCATTCCGCATTTTATTCACTTTCGCTTCGTCGATGTCGACACAAATAACCTTGTTCCCCGTTTCGGCCAAACAAGTTCCGGTCACCAATCCAACGTAACCGGTTCCAACGACTGCAATATTCATTTGATAGCTGTTTTTACTGCGTTAATGATTAGGTCTTGTTGTTCTTTTGTCAATTCGCTGTGCATCGGAAGACTAAACACACGAGCGCACAAACGCTCCGTTACGGGAAAGCTTCCTTCGTTGTAGCGATCATCAAGATAGGCTTTTTGCATATGCAATGGTACCGGATAATAGATCATTGCCGGAATCTCATTCTTCTGTAACTCAGCAACCAAGGCATCCCGATCTCCCTCCAACAACTGCAAGGTGTATTGATGAAAAACGTGAGAGGATCCATTTGCCCGTGCTGGAGTCTTCAACTGAGGTAAATCTGCAAATGCCTGATCGTAGTAGTCTGCCGCCTCACGGCGCGATGTATTGTATCGATCCAAATGGCGCAGTTTTATACGCAAAATGGCCGCTTGAATGCTGTCCAACCGAGAGTTCACTCCTACTTGATCATGATAGTAGCGAACGCTCTGCCCGTGGTTCGCAATCTGACGCAAATTGTTGGCCAGCTCATCATCATTGGTGAAAATACAACCTCCATCGCCATAGCAACCTAGGTTTTTGGACGGGAAGAAGGATGTTCCTGAAACATGCCCGATGGTGCCCGTTTTTTGGGTGCGGCCATCACTGAAAGTGTAATCCGCACCAATGGCTTGTGCATTGTCTTCGACGACATATAAATTATGCTCTTCGGCGATGGCCATGATTTCTTCCATCGGAGCAGACTGCCCGAATAAATGTACGGGCACAATAGCCTTTGTCTTGGGCGTAATAGCGGCACGCACAGCTTCGGGATTAATCTGGAAGGTATCTTCGTCGACATCTACCAACACGGGAGTATAACCAAGAAGTGCAATCACTTCAGCAGTTGCCACATAGGTAAAAGTAGCCGTGATCACCTCATCTCCGGGTTGAAGGCCCAATCCCATCATGGCAATTTGCAACGCATCCGTTCCGTTTGCACAAGGAATGGCGTGTTTAACACCCAAGTATTGTTCAATTTCGGCTTGAAAGGATTTGACCTCTGGGCCATTGATGTAGGCGGAAGATTGGACTACGTCAAGGACGGCTTTATCGACCTCCTCCTTAATGTGGTCGTACTGCGCCAGCAGGTCCACCATCTGAAGTTTTCTCATAGCTTGTAATTAGTACCTTTACGAACAAATGTAGTAATTAATAGAAGGGAAGAGAGTGATTATTCACAGGTTTTCGAAGGGATTGAAAGGACTCGTTTTGGGGCTCCTTTTGGGTGGACTTTTATCACCAATTCAGAGCACAGCTCAGGTAACTGCGAGAGACACCAATGCAGTCATTCCCATGCTGCGTTTTTCCTATGCCTATCAAATCCCAGGCGGAGATCTAGAGGAGCGATTCAACGACCACAGCGCGATAACTTTTGACTTTACAACCAAGTTTGGCAACCGACTTCTTCTAGGAGTTGGAGCGGATTTTCAA from Cryomorphaceae bacterium carries:
- a CDS encoding DegT/DnrJ/EryC1/StrS family aminotransferase; protein product: MRKLQMVDLLAQYDHIKEEVDKAVLDVVQSSAYINGPEVKSFQAEIEQYLGVKHAIPCANGTDALQIAMMGLGLQPGDEVITATFTYVATAEVIALLGYTPVLVDVDEDTFQINPEAVRAAITPKTKAIVPVHLFGQSAPMEEIMAIAEEHNLYVVEDNAQAIGADYTFSDGRTQKTGTIGHVSGTSFFPSKNLGCYGDGGCIFTNDDELANNLRQIANHGQSVRYYHDQVGVNSRLDSIQAAILRIKLRHLDRYNTSRREAADYYDQAFADLPQLKTPARANGSSHVFHQYTLQLLEGDRDALVAELQKNEIPAMIYYPVPLHMQKAYLDDRYNEGSFPVTERLCARVFSLPMHSELTKEQQDLIINAVKTAIK